A single region of the Palaemon carinicauda isolate YSFRI2023 chromosome 17, ASM3689809v2, whole genome shotgun sequence genome encodes:
- the LOC137656691 gene encoding uncharacterized protein isoform X2, with product MKVEGAVCSICSHEYDNDAIPWRLSCGHSLCSACMDDNFSKETPCAKCLVQQSCVSSSSLTCGSPDHTETSVREKNGIDIERVKVEPESVEVTTENSLEPVSGDTRVADIANVKVEAELSSVTSEISGQPLGHPEENENLSQEISSTQDAPSCLSDNHEGLQIPPPLLDSRDVDKGTGNDSKEIVIDLTQDECDEINVKQESLDESTGGSLEVIRIEAERTLQSLPSVTGESSDSGLTSDLSEDSPSSTASKTATEVEMESAQDWREKDVKQIDEKIARLREIQSQMTELMNQKRRMQVYEGLGPLTNVPNRELEAKVKIQEINDLVLSLENLKMEVQFANLSAVISKTKKEVDQVHSTVRQHIEEELYKSSSSGHEDDDFDQEVPINTPVRVPNELLTKYYPVIVEDSLLVDGETVNFPMRHLCITAMDEYKHKSFEELRFEHYVNCMVSNLKWPFYVSQPPQWTSLNPQQNEIGDYGLQNCEIPGSLISCNVIGEKDSSSELDKCGPQLFPFNGRKGTSPTKYSPTKVVDCEEKTNMEVITAMKEYADKSFEELRVEHYLSDGIGLGLESFRINRTYKGLGAKSKKCKKRLNSLSSSPQILTENSLPEIVVPEEFPSPVNSVENSMLTKFNPISDTEIITKNGCNSTIRVYLQVITEMLEYKGKSFEELRIEHMLTKQCVS from the exons ATGAAGGTAGAGGGTGCAGTCTGTAGCATCTGCTCTCATGAGTATGACAATGACGCTATACCATGGAGACTCTCTTGTGGTCACAGTTTATGCTCAGCTTGTATGGATGATAACTTTTCTAAAGAAACACCATGTGCAAAATGTTTGGTTCAGCAGTCTTGTGTCTCCTCATCTTCATTGACCTGTGGTTCACCAGATCATACCGAAACTAGTGTAAGAGAAAAGAATGGTATTGATATAGAGAGGGTTAAAGTTGAACCAGAGTCAGTAGAGGTTACAACTGAAAACAGTTTAGAACCTGTTTCAGGAGACACGAGAGTGGCTGATATAGCCAATGTTAAAGTTGAGGCCGAGTTGAGTTCAGTTACATCTGAAATTTCAGGCCAACCTCTTGGACACCCAGAGGAGAATGAGAATTTAAGCCAAGAGATCTCAAGTACCCAAGATGCTCCCAGTTGTCTGTCTGATAATCATGAAGGTTTACAGATTCCTCCACCTCTATTGGATTCACGAGATGTTGATAAAGGAACTGGAAATGACTCTAAAGAAATTGTGATTGATTTGACCCAAGACGAATGTGATGAAATTAATGTAAAACAGGAGTCCTTGGATGAGTCAACTGGAGGTTCATTAGAAGTGATCAGGATAGAGGCTGAAAGAACTCTACAGTCTCTACCAAGTGTGACTGGAGAGAGTTCAGACAGTGGTTTGACTAGTGACCTTTCTGAAGACAGTCCATCTTCTACTGCTTCAAAAACAGCCACAGAAGTTGAAATGGAATCTGCACAGGACTGGAGGGAAAAGGACGTGAAGCAGATAGATGAAAAAATAGCAAGGTTGAGAGAGATCCAGTCACAAATGACGGAATTAATGAATCAGAAACGACGAATGCAAGTCTACGAAGGATTAGGGCCTTTGACGAATGTTCCCAATCGTGAATTGGAGGCAAAAGTGAAAATTCAGGAAATAAATGACTTGGTTCTATCGCTTGAAAATTTAAAAATGGAAGTTCAGTTTGCCAATCTTTCAGCTGTTATTTCTAAAACGAAGAAGGAAGTAGACCAAGTGCATTCAACGGTTAGACAGCACATTGAAGAAGAACTTTATAAAAGCTCTAG caGTGGACATGAAGATGATGATTTTGATCAAGAAGTTCCAATAAATACCCCAGTTAGAGTGCCAAATGAGCTACTTACCAAGTACTACCCAGTCATAGTGGAAGACAGCCTATTAGTGGATGGAGAGACGGTTAATTTCCCCATGCGTCACCTATGCATAACGGCTATGGACGAATATAAACACAAGAGCTTTGAAGAACTTCGTTTTGAACACTATGTAAATTGCATGGTTTCCAACTTGAAATGGCCATTTTATGTTTCTCAGCCTCCACAGTGGACCAGCTTAAACCCCCAGCAGAATGAAATTGGTGACTATGGACTTCAAAACTGTGAGATACCAGGATCCTTGATTTCTTGTAACGTTATTGGAGAAAAGGACTCTTCAAGTGAATTAGATAAATGTGGACCCCAGTTGTTCCCTTTCAATGGGAGGAAAGGAACTTCGCCTACAAAGTATTCTCCGACCAAAGTTGTTGATTgtgaagaaaaaacaaatatggAAGTCATAACTGCAATGAAGGAATACGCGGATAAAAGCTTTGAAGAGTTACGTGTTGAACATTATCTGTCTGATGGCATTGGACTGGGACTAGAATCCTTTCGCATAAACAGAACATATAAAGGTTTAGGCGCTAAAAGCAAAAAATGTAAGAAAAGGTTAAATAGTCTAAGTTCATCACCACAAATCCTAACTGAAAACTCTCTGCCAGAAATTGTTGTGCCAGAAGAATTTCCCAGTCCTGTTAACTCTGTTGAAAACAGTATGCTTACAAAGTTCAACCCAATTTCAGACACTGAAATCATAACCAAGAACGGTTGTAATTCCACCATTCGTGTGTATTTGCAAGTCATAACTGAAATGCTAGAATATAAAGGGAAAAGTTTTGAAGAGCTCCGCATTGAACACATGCTCACCAAACAGTGTGTGTCTTAG
- the LOC137656691 gene encoding uncharacterized protein isoform X1 — protein MSTLCQLFTRIMKVEGAVCSICSHEYDNDAIPWRLSCGHSLCSACMDDNFSKETPCAKCLVQQSCVSSSSLTCGSPDHTETSVREKNGIDIERVKVEPESVEVTTENSLEPVSGDTRVADIANVKVEAELSSVTSEISGQPLGHPEENENLSQEISSTQDAPSCLSDNHEGLQIPPPLLDSRDVDKGTGNDSKEIVIDLTQDECDEINVKQESLDESTGGSLEVIRIEAERTLQSLPSVTGESSDSGLTSDLSEDSPSSTASKTATEVEMESAQDWREKDVKQIDEKIARLREIQSQMTELMNQKRRMQVYEGLGPLTNVPNRELEAKVKIQEINDLVLSLENLKMEVQFANLSAVISKTKKEVDQVHSTVRQHIEEELYKSSSSGHEDDDFDQEVPINTPVRVPNELLTKYYPVIVEDSLLVDGETVNFPMRHLCITAMDEYKHKSFEELRFEHYVNCMVSNLKWPFYVSQPPQWTSLNPQQNEIGDYGLQNCEIPGSLISCNVIGEKDSSSELDKCGPQLFPFNGRKGTSPTKYSPTKVVDCEEKTNMEVITAMKEYADKSFEELRVEHYLSDGIGLGLESFRINRTYKGLGAKSKKCKKRLNSLSSSPQILTENSLPEIVVPEEFPSPVNSVENSMLTKFNPISDTEIITKNGCNSTIRVYLQVITEMLEYKGKSFEELRIEHMLTKQCVS, from the exons accAGAATCATGAAGGTAGAGGGTGCAGTCTGTAGCATCTGCTCTCATGAGTATGACAATGACGCTATACCATGGAGACTCTCTTGTGGTCACAGTTTATGCTCAGCTTGTATGGATGATAACTTTTCTAAAGAAACACCATGTGCAAAATGTTTGGTTCAGCAGTCTTGTGTCTCCTCATCTTCATTGACCTGTGGTTCACCAGATCATACCGAAACTAGTGTAAGAGAAAAGAATGGTATTGATATAGAGAGGGTTAAAGTTGAACCAGAGTCAGTAGAGGTTACAACTGAAAACAGTTTAGAACCTGTTTCAGGAGACACGAGAGTGGCTGATATAGCCAATGTTAAAGTTGAGGCCGAGTTGAGTTCAGTTACATCTGAAATTTCAGGCCAACCTCTTGGACACCCAGAGGAGAATGAGAATTTAAGCCAAGAGATCTCAAGTACCCAAGATGCTCCCAGTTGTCTGTCTGATAATCATGAAGGTTTACAGATTCCTCCACCTCTATTGGATTCACGAGATGTTGATAAAGGAACTGGAAATGACTCTAAAGAAATTGTGATTGATTTGACCCAAGACGAATGTGATGAAATTAATGTAAAACAGGAGTCCTTGGATGAGTCAACTGGAGGTTCATTAGAAGTGATCAGGATAGAGGCTGAAAGAACTCTACAGTCTCTACCAAGTGTGACTGGAGAGAGTTCAGACAGTGGTTTGACTAGTGACCTTTCTGAAGACAGTCCATCTTCTACTGCTTCAAAAACAGCCACAGAAGTTGAAATGGAATCTGCACAGGACTGGAGGGAAAAGGACGTGAAGCAGATAGATGAAAAAATAGCAAGGTTGAGAGAGATCCAGTCACAAATGACGGAATTAATGAATCAGAAACGACGAATGCAAGTCTACGAAGGATTAGGGCCTTTGACGAATGTTCCCAATCGTGAATTGGAGGCAAAAGTGAAAATTCAGGAAATAAATGACTTGGTTCTATCGCTTGAAAATTTAAAAATGGAAGTTCAGTTTGCCAATCTTTCAGCTGTTATTTCTAAAACGAAGAAGGAAGTAGACCAAGTGCATTCAACGGTTAGACAGCACATTGAAGAAGAACTTTATAAAAGCTCTAG caGTGGACATGAAGATGATGATTTTGATCAAGAAGTTCCAATAAATACCCCAGTTAGAGTGCCAAATGAGCTACTTACCAAGTACTACCCAGTCATAGTGGAAGACAGCCTATTAGTGGATGGAGAGACGGTTAATTTCCCCATGCGTCACCTATGCATAACGGCTATGGACGAATATAAACACAAGAGCTTTGAAGAACTTCGTTTTGAACACTATGTAAATTGCATGGTTTCCAACTTGAAATGGCCATTTTATGTTTCTCAGCCTCCACAGTGGACCAGCTTAAACCCCCAGCAGAATGAAATTGGTGACTATGGACTTCAAAACTGTGAGATACCAGGATCCTTGATTTCTTGTAACGTTATTGGAGAAAAGGACTCTTCAAGTGAATTAGATAAATGTGGACCCCAGTTGTTCCCTTTCAATGGGAGGAAAGGAACTTCGCCTACAAAGTATTCTCCGACCAAAGTTGTTGATTgtgaagaaaaaacaaatatggAAGTCATAACTGCAATGAAGGAATACGCGGATAAAAGCTTTGAAGAGTTACGTGTTGAACATTATCTGTCTGATGGCATTGGACTGGGACTAGAATCCTTTCGCATAAACAGAACATATAAAGGTTTAGGCGCTAAAAGCAAAAAATGTAAGAAAAGGTTAAATAGTCTAAGTTCATCACCACAAATCCTAACTGAAAACTCTCTGCCAGAAATTGTTGTGCCAGAAGAATTTCCCAGTCCTGTTAACTCTGTTGAAAACAGTATGCTTACAAAGTTCAACCCAATTTCAGACACTGAAATCATAACCAAGAACGGTTGTAATTCCACCATTCGTGTGTATTTGCAAGTCATAACTGAAATGCTAGAATATAAAGGGAAAAGTTTTGAAGAGCTCCGCATTGAACACATGCTCACCAAACAGTGTGTGTCTTAG